A stretch of the Polaribacter pacificus genome encodes the following:
- the tatA gene encoding twin-arginine translocase TatA/TatE family subunit, with protein MKITLIFVITMSTHFLFIGGPEIVVIGLLVVMLFGADKIPEIARGLGKGMRQLKDATNEIKREINDTANTEGIDMDVTKDITSEINKVKDEITGPIKRNK; from the coding sequence ATGAAAATAACTCTTATCTTTGTCATCACTATGAGTACACACTTTTTATTTATTGGCGGACCAGAAATTGTTGTCATTGGGCTGTTAGTAGTTATGCTTTTTGGAGCCGACAAAATTCCTGAAATCGCCCGTGGTTTAGGGAAGGGAATGCGTCAGCTAAAAGATGCTACCAATGAAATTAAAAGAGAAATTAATGACACTGCCAATACTGAAGGGATTGATATGGATGTTACTAAAGACATCACTTCAGAAATCAATAAGGTAAAGGATGAGATTACAGGGCCTATTAAAAGGAATAAATAA
- a CDS encoding 2-hydroxyacid dehydrogenase, protein MRILHLDSNHPLLIEQLGLAGFVNDEDYKSSKEQIIQKISDYDGIILRSRFSIDKEFLDRASNLKFIGRVGAGLENIDCAYAEKKGIVLIAAPEGNRNAVGEHSLALLLALFNKIVKADHEVKKGVWLREENRGSEVDGKTIGLIGYGNMGKAFAKKLRGFDVEVICYDLKENLGDENCQQVSLEELQARAQILSLHTPQNETSKQMINTAFINKFAHPFWLINTARGSAVVTKDLVKALRSGQVLGAGLDVLEYEKSSFEQLFSATEIPEEFSYLVAADNVVLSPHVAGWTIESKIKLAQTIVDKIKEKFC, encoded by the coding sequence ATGCGCATCCTTCACTTAGACAGCAACCATCCCTTACTTATAGAACAACTTGGTTTGGCAGGTTTTGTAAACGATGAAGACTATAAATCTAGCAAAGAGCAAATTATCCAGAAGATATCAGACTACGATGGTATTATCCTTCGAAGTCGCTTTAGCATAGACAAAGAATTTTTGGACAGAGCTAGCAACCTAAAATTTATAGGTCGTGTAGGAGCAGGTTTAGAAAATATTGACTGTGCATATGCAGAAAAAAAGGGCATTGTTTTAATTGCAGCACCTGAAGGGAATAGAAATGCTGTTGGCGAGCACAGCTTGGCTTTGCTTTTGGCTTTGTTTAACAAAATTGTCAAAGCGGATCATGAGGTTAAAAAAGGTGTTTGGCTTCGCGAAGAAAATCGCGGATCAGAGGTAGATGGAAAAACCATTGGCCTTATCGGTTATGGAAACATGGGTAAAGCCTTTGCAAAAAAATTACGTGGGTTTGATGTAGAGGTTATCTGCTATGACCTTAAAGAAAACCTAGGTGATGAAAACTGCCAACAAGTTTCTTTAGAAGAATTACAAGCACGTGCTCAAATACTGAGCCTTCATACCCCGCAAAATGAAACAAGTAAACAAATGATAAACACCGCCTTTATCAATAAGTTTGCCCATCCTTTTTGGTTGATCAATACCGCCAGAGGATCTGCTGTGGTTACCAAAGATTTGGTTAAAGCTTTGAGATCTGGTCAAGTTTTAGGAGCTGGTTTGGATGTCTTAGAGTATGAAAAAAGCTCTTTTGAGCAGCTCTTTAGCGCCACAGAAATTCCAGAAGAATTTTCTTACCTCGTTGCCGCCGATAATGTGGTTCTTAGTCCTCATGTAGCAGGATGGACGATAGAAAGCAAGATTAAGCTTGCGCAAACTATCGTAGACAAAATCAAAGAAAAATTTTGTTAA
- a CDS encoding VOC family protein, protein MKKGKVTGIGGVFFKTEDPNKTKDWYKKHLGLPVDDWGCTFWWKDKEGKAASTQWSPFAKDSTYFEPSKKDFMFNYRVENLVELLDELKENGVTVIDKIEEYDYGKFGWILDLDGNKIELWEPKDAAFL, encoded by the coding sequence ATGAAAAAAGGAAAAGTAACCGGAATCGGTGGAGTTTTTTTTAAAACTGAAGACCCAAACAAGACTAAAGATTGGTATAAAAAACATTTAGGACTCCCTGTAGATGATTGGGGATGCACTTTTTGGTGGAAAGACAAAGAAGGCAAAGCTGCTTCTACCCAATGGAGCCCTTTTGCAAAAGATAGTACGTATTTTGAACCTTCAAAAAAAGATTTTATGTTTAATTATCGCGTTGAAAATTTAGTAGAATTACTAGACGAGCTTAAAGAAAACGGCGTGACTGTTATTGATAAAATAGAAGAATACGACTACGGTAAGTTTGGATGGATTTTAGATTTGGATGGAAATAAAATTGAATTATGGGAGCCAAAAGACGCGGCTTTTTTGTAA
- a CDS encoding O-methyltransferase: MHFLPEKIDNYVVEHSQHEPQLLKELTKETWQKVLNPRMLSGAFQGRLLAMLSKLIQPKNILEIGTYTGYSALCLAEGMPVDGTLYTIDKNEELESLQQKYFKKSGYQDQIKSLVGNALELIPTINQKFDLVFIDADKSNYINYFHLIIDKMNPGGIILSDNVLWSGKVVEALDPKDLDTKILLEYNALLNADKRVESVLLPIRDGLTISRVK; this comes from the coding sequence ATGCACTTTTTACCAGAAAAAATAGACAATTATGTTGTAGAACATTCACAACATGAACCTCAATTATTAAAAGAATTAACCAAAGAAACTTGGCAAAAAGTATTAAATCCACGCATGCTAAGCGGTGCTTTTCAAGGGCGACTTTTAGCCATGCTTTCTAAATTAATCCAACCTAAAAATATTTTAGAAATAGGGACTTATACAGGGTATTCAGCTCTGTGTTTGGCAGAGGGAATGCCTGTTGATGGAACACTTTATACCATTGATAAAAATGAAGAATTGGAAAGTCTTCAACAAAAATATTTTAAGAAGTCGGGTTATCAAGATCAAATAAAATCCTTGGTAGGGAACGCCTTAGAGCTTATTCCTACAATCAATCAAAAATTTGATTTGGTGTTTATAGATGCAGATAAATCAAACTATATCAACTATTTTCATTTGATAATAGACAAGATGAACCCAGGCGGAATTATCTTATCTGACAATGTACTTTGGAGTGGAAAAGTAGTAGAAGCCTTAGACCCAAAAGATCTAGACACTAAAATTTTATTGGAATACAATGCGCTCTTAAACGCTGATAAAAGAGTAGAATCTGTATTGTTGCCTATTAGAGATGGGTTGACAATTAGTCGCGTGAAGTAA
- a CDS encoding DUF1801 domain-containing protein, with translation MKYSANTLDEYIAQLPEERQTAIQKLRKIIKKNLAQGYDEQMSYGMIGYVIPHKIYPNGYHCDPKLPLPFINLASQKNFIALYHSGIYADPSLYDWFVTEYPKYAKTKLDMGKSCIRFKKMDDIPYDLIGQLAQKLTPTAWIQLYEASLKKN, from the coding sequence ATGAAATACAGTGCAAATACACTTGATGAATACATCGCTCAGTTACCTGAAGAACGGCAAACTGCTATCCAAAAATTACGGAAAATCATTAAAAAAAATTTAGCTCAAGGCTATGATGAACAAATGAGTTATGGTATGATTGGCTATGTGATTCCGCATAAAATCTACCCTAACGGCTATCATTGTGACCCAAAATTGCCTCTACCTTTTATAAACCTTGCATCACAAAAAAACTTTATTGCCCTGTACCACTCTGGTATCTATGCAGACCCATCGCTTTATGATTGGTTTGTTACTGAATATCCAAAATATGCAAAAACCAAGTTAGACATGGGTAAAAGTTGTATCCGTTTTAAAAAAATGGATGATATACCCTATGATCTTATTGGTCAATTAGCTCAAAAATTAACCCCAACTGCCTGGATACAATTGTATGAGGCTAGCTTAAAAAAGAACTAA
- a CDS encoding sigma-70 family RNA polymerase sigma factor, whose protein sequence is MTKSLSNPLLSPNLWIDRYADYLYNYAITRVNNSDLAKDLVQETFFAGLKSAKNFEGKSTERTWLIAILKRKIIDHYRKINSNKGKAEVRMSFYEEGEKEGSWIEERAPQTWDNEADKLIESEELKSTIDSCIDNLPEKYAMVFRMKTIQGFETEDICKELDISASNLWVIIHRARTQLRKCMEENWFNN, encoded by the coding sequence ATGACAAAAAGCCTAAGCAATCCGTTATTATCTCCCAATCTTTGGATAGATCGGTATGCAGATTATTTGTATAATTATGCGATTACTCGTGTAAATAACAGTGATCTGGCAAAAGATTTGGTGCAAGAAACTTTTTTTGCTGGATTAAAATCAGCTAAAAATTTTGAAGGAAAATCTACAGAGCGCACCTGGCTAATTGCTATTTTGAAAAGAAAAATAATTGATCATTATAGAAAAATCAATTCAAACAAAGGCAAGGCAGAGGTTCGAATGAGCTTTTATGAAGAGGGAGAAAAAGAAGGAAGCTGGATAGAAGAAAGAGCACCACAAACCTGGGATAACGAGGCAGATAAACTCATAGAGTCTGAAGAGTTAAAATCAACCATCGATAGCTGTATAGATAATTTACCTGAAAAATATGCCATGGTTTTTAGAATGAAAACCATTCAAGGTTTTGAAACTGAAGACATTTGTAAGGAGTTAGATATTTCTGCGTCAAATCTTTGGGTAATAATCCATAGAGCAAGAACTCAATTGAGAAAATGTATGGAAGAAAATTGGTTTAATAATTAA
- a CDS encoding TM2 domain-containing protein, whose translation MQVLDENGNEIYQQESKRIIAGILGILLGSLGIHKFVLGYTTEGVVMLLISVLTCGIGAWLMGLFGLIEGILYLTKSDEDFVYTYQTNKKGWF comes from the coding sequence ATGCAAGTACTTGACGAAAACGGAAATGAGATCTATCAACAAGAAAGCAAACGAATTATTGCTGGTATTTTAGGCATCCTACTTGGTTCTCTTGGGATACATAAATTTGTTTTAGGTTACACTACAGAAGGTGTTGTTATGCTGTTGATATCTGTTCTGACCTGCGGTATTGGCGCATGGCTAATGGGCTTGTTTGGATTGATAGAAGGCATCCTATATCTTACAAAATCAGATGAAGATTTTGTTTATACTTATCAAACCAATAAAAAAGGTTGGTTTTAA
- a CDS encoding ribonucleotide-diphosphate reductase subunit beta — protein sequence MSAKEPILQHNDNRFVIFPIQHTDLWDWYKKQQACFWTAEEIDLHSDIVDWNTKLTDEERYFIKHILAFFAASDGIVNENLAENFVNEVQYSEAKFFYGFQIMMENIHSETYSLLIDTYVKDEVEKDKLFNAIENFPAIKKKAEWALKWIESDSFAERLIAFAAVEGIFFSGAFCSIFWLKKRGLLPGLTFSNELISRDEGMHCDFAVHLHNNHIVNKVPKERIKEIIVDALNIEREFITESLPVSLIGMNAKLMTEYLEFVADRLLLEFECEKVYDSKNPFDFMEMISLEGKTNFFEKRVSEYQKAGVKSGGTGSISFDADF from the coding sequence ATGTCTGCAAAAGAACCAATTTTACAACACAACGACAATAGATTTGTTATTTTTCCAATTCAACATACAGATTTATGGGATTGGTATAAAAAACAGCAAGCCTGTTTTTGGACTGCTGAAGAAATTGATTTGCACTCTGACATTGTTGATTGGAATACTAAGCTAACAGATGAAGAGCGTTATTTTATCAAGCATATCTTGGCCTTTTTTGCTGCTTCTGATGGGATTGTTAATGAAAACTTAGCAGAAAATTTTGTAAATGAGGTACAATACTCTGAGGCAAAATTTTTCTATGGTTTTCAGATTATGATGGAGAACATCCATTCAGAAACCTACTCTTTACTAATAGACACCTATGTAAAGGACGAAGTGGAAAAAGACAAATTGTTTAATGCTATCGAAAACTTTCCTGCTATCAAAAAGAAAGCTGAATGGGCATTAAAATGGATAGAATCTGACTCTTTTGCTGAGCGTTTAATTGCATTTGCAGCCGTAGAAGGAATTTTCTTTTCTGGTGCATTTTGTTCTATTTTCTGGCTAAAGAAAAGAGGACTTTTACCAGGTCTTACCTTTTCTAATGAGTTAATTTCTCGTGATGAAGGGATGCATTGTGATTTTGCTGTGCACTTGCACAACAATCACATTGTAAATAAGGTTCCAAAAGAACGTATCAAAGAAATTATTGTAGATGCCCTAAACATCGAAAGAGAATTCATTACAGAATCATTGCCAGTAAGCTTGATTGGGATGAACGCAAAATTGATGACTGAATACTTAGAATTTGTAGCAGACAGACTATTGTTAGAGTTTGAATGTGAAAAAGTCTATGACTCTAAAAACCCTTTTGATTTTATGGAGATGATTTCTTTAGAAGGAAAAACAAATTTCTTTGAAAAAAGAGTTTCAGAATACCAAAAAGCTGGGGTAAAATCTGGAGGTACCGGAAGCATCAGTTTTGATGCTGATTTTTAA
- a CDS encoding nuclear transport factor 2 family protein, whose translation MRNSIAFVILLVFTISVNAQKNDSKKAVQTSIENFFKGFHKGDVALLKTTIHKDLKAQTTSTNPQGEKLLTTTPNAFDVLVNFATKVKPTDDYFEKILSYTIKIDGNLASVWTPYEFYNKGKFSHCGVNSFQLFNNNGNWQIIYLIDTRRTEGCKPTEK comes from the coding sequence ATGAGAAATAGCATTGCTTTCGTCATTTTACTAGTCTTTACAATCAGTGTAAATGCTCAAAAAAATGATTCTAAAAAAGCCGTTCAGACTAGCATAGAAAATTTTTTTAAGGGTTTCCACAAAGGAGATGTGGCCCTGTTAAAAACGACCATCCACAAAGATTTAAAAGCTCAGACCACCAGCACCAACCCTCAAGGAGAAAAATTGCTTACAACTACGCCAAATGCCTTTGACGTATTGGTAAATTTTGCCACAAAAGTTAAACCTACAGATGATTATTTTGAGAAAATACTTTCTTACACTATTAAAATTGATGGAAATTTAGCCTCTGTCTGGACACCTTATGAGTTTTATAACAAAGGAAAGTTTAGCCATTGTGGAGTAAACTCTTTTCAGCTTTTTAACAACAACGGAAACTGGCAAATTATCTACTTAATTGATACCCGAAGAACCGAGGGTTGTAAACCTACAGAGAAATAG
- the mutS gene encoding DNA mismatch repair protein MutS, translating to MAKAPTKKVTPLMKQYNAIKIKYPDAILLFRVGDFYETFGEDAKKAAGILGIILTKRGAGSETETALAGFPHHSLNTYLPKLVKAGLRVAICDQLEDPKMTKTIVKRGVTELVTPGVSLNDEVLQSKNNNFLAAVHFDTSGRKGSKTQLGVSFLDVSTGEFLVSQGNEEYIDKLLQNFNPSEILVEKKNKQAFANLFDNRYYTFYLDDWVFQSDYATETLQNHFKVQNLKGFGIQELTAGIVAAGAVLYYLSETQHKQLSHLQQISRIAEENYVWMDRFTVRNLELYHGTSVNSVTLLDCIDATISSMGGRLLKRWLALPLKKLEQIQKRQEIVKFLIDSDDFYKTVSYQLAQISDIERLISKVATGKVSPRELVLLKDSLQAILPIKTAAEKSKHKAVQEIGNALSDCKELIAKIAEVVKDNAPVNINKGNAIASGVSTELDDLRAIATTGKEYLDGMLERETARTGISSLKIAFNNVFGYYIEVRNTHKDKVPEEWIRKQTLVNAERYITEELKEYESKILGAEEKIQTLENEIFNKLIGFVLNFVEPVQQNAQLIAKIDCLLSFAKTAIDNNYVRPVLDDSTDLEIKNGRHPVIEKQLALGEEYIANDVVLNRNQQQITMITGPNMSGKSAILRQTALIVVLAQMGSYVPAQNARIGLVDKIFTRVGASDNISMGESTFMVEMNETASILNNLSERSLVLLDEIGRGTSTYDGISIAWAIAEFLHEHPAKAKTLFATHYHELNDMTETFERIKNFNVSVKELSDTIIFLRKLVAGGSNHSFGIHVAKLAGMPSQVIHRANKILEKLEESHSQQEVKDRLKGVQEQEMQLSFFQLDDPLLENIKEEILSTNIDTLTPIEALMKLNEIKRMLIKK from the coding sequence TTGGCAAAAGCTCCTACAAAAAAGGTAACACCCTTGATGAAACAATACAACGCAATCAAGATTAAATATCCTGATGCCATTTTGTTATTTCGCGTGGGTGATTTTTATGAAACCTTTGGAGAAGATGCTAAAAAAGCAGCAGGGATTTTAGGAATTATTCTCACCAAAAGAGGCGCTGGTAGTGAAACGGAAACTGCCTTAGCCGGTTTTCCACATCACTCCTTAAACACCTATTTACCCAAACTGGTAAAAGCCGGATTGCGTGTGGCCATTTGCGATCAATTAGAAGATCCAAAAATGACCAAAACCATCGTAAAAAGAGGGGTTACAGAATTGGTAACCCCGGGAGTTTCTTTAAATGATGAAGTTTTACAAAGCAAGAATAACAACTTTTTAGCCGCTGTTCATTTTGACACTTCTGGCAGAAAAGGCAGTAAAACACAATTGGGTGTTTCTTTTTTAGATGTATCAACTGGAGAATTTTTAGTATCACAAGGGAATGAAGAATACATTGATAAATTACTTCAGAATTTTAACCCAAGTGAAATATTAGTCGAAAAGAAAAACAAACAAGCCTTTGCCAACTTATTTGACAATCGCTACTATACTTTTTATTTAGACGATTGGGTTTTTCAGAGTGACTATGCAACAGAAACCTTGCAAAATCATTTTAAAGTACAAAATCTAAAAGGTTTTGGGATACAAGAATTGACTGCAGGAATTGTTGCTGCAGGAGCTGTATTGTATTATTTATCCGAAACCCAACACAAGCAATTATCACATTTACAGCAAATAAGTCGTATTGCAGAAGAGAACTATGTTTGGATGGACCGCTTTACGGTTAGAAACTTAGAATTGTATCACGGAACCTCTGTAAATTCAGTAACGCTTTTAGACTGTATTGATGCCACCATCTCTTCTATGGGAGGTCGCTTGCTTAAACGTTGGTTGGCCTTACCTTTAAAAAAGCTGGAGCAAATTCAAAAAAGACAAGAAATCGTAAAGTTTTTAATTGATTCTGATGATTTTTATAAAACCGTTAGCTATCAGCTAGCGCAAATAAGCGATATAGAACGCTTAATCTCTAAGGTAGCAACTGGGAAAGTCTCTCCAAGAGAATTGGTTTTGCTTAAAGACTCTTTACAGGCCATTTTACCTATCAAAACCGCAGCAGAAAAAAGCAAGCACAAAGCCGTACAAGAAATTGGCAATGCGCTCTCAGACTGCAAAGAACTCATTGCTAAAATAGCCGAAGTTGTAAAAGACAATGCACCTGTAAACATCAATAAAGGAAATGCCATAGCAAGTGGAGTCTCAACAGAATTAGATGATTTGCGCGCTATTGCTACCACTGGGAAAGAGTATTTAGACGGCATGCTAGAAAGAGAGACTGCACGTACGGGTATTAGCAGTTTAAAAATCGCCTTTAACAATGTGTTTGGCTACTATATAGAAGTTAGAAATACCCATAAAGACAAGGTTCCAGAAGAGTGGATACGCAAACAGACCTTGGTCAATGCAGAACGCTATATTACTGAAGAACTTAAAGAATACGAAAGCAAAATTTTAGGTGCCGAAGAAAAGATTCAAACCTTAGAAAATGAAATCTTTAACAAGCTTATAGGCTTTGTTCTTAATTTTGTGGAGCCTGTACAGCAAAATGCACAGTTGATTGCAAAAATTGATTGTTTGCTCTCCTTTGCAAAAACAGCCATTGACAATAATTATGTACGTCCTGTCTTGGATGATAGTACTGATCTAGAAATTAAAAACGGTCGTCATCCTGTCATCGAAAAACAATTAGCTCTTGGCGAAGAATACATCGCCAATGACGTAGTCTTAAATAGAAATCAGCAACAAATTACAATGATTACTGGACCGAATATGTCTGGTAAATCAGCTATTTTACGTCAAACAGCACTCATTGTGGTTTTAGCGCAAATGGGAAGTTATGTCCCTGCACAAAACGCTCGAATTGGCCTTGTAGATAAGATTTTTACAAGAGTTGGTGCCAGTGATAATATTTCGATGGGTGAAAGTACCTTTATGGTAGAGATGAATGAAACCGCTTCTATTCTTAACAATCTTTCTGAGCGTAGTTTGGTCTTGTTAGACGAGATTGGAAGAGGAACTTCTACTTATGACGGTATTTCTATTGCTTGGGCCATTGCAGAATTTTTGCACGAGCATCCAGCCAAAGCCAAAACACTTTTTGCAACGCATTATCATGAGTTAAATGATATGACAGAGACTTTTGAACGCATCAAAAACTTTAATGTGTCTGTTAAAGAACTCTCTGATACCATTATCTTTTTAAGAAAACTGGTAGCTGGAGGGAGCAATCACAGTTTTGGTATTCATGTTGCCAAACTAGCCGGAATGCCCTCACAGGTTATACATCGAGCCAATAAAATTCTAGAAAAACTAGAAGAATCACATTCGCAACAAGAAGTAAAAGACCGTTTAAAAGGAGTCCAAGAACAAGAAATGCAATTGAGCTTTTTTCAATTAGACGATCCTTTACTAGAAAACATCAAAGAAGAAATTTTATCAACCAACATAGATACTTTAACGCCAATTGAGGCTTTGATGAAGCTGAATGAGATTAAGCGGATGCTGATAAAAAAATAA
- the panB gene encoding 3-methyl-2-oxobutanoate hydroxymethyltransferase, with the protein MSVAKKEYKRVTTKSLVDMKANGQKISMLTAYDYTMAKIVDGAGIDVILVGDSASNVMAGHETTLPITLDQMIYHASSVVRGIERCLVVVDLPFGSYQSDPKEALRSAIRIMKESGGHSIKLEGGKEIKESIKRILNAGIPVMGHLGLTPQSIYKFGTYTVRAKEEEEADKLLEDALLLERLGCFALVLEKVPAALAEKVAKSLSIPVIGIGAGGGVDGQVLVTHDMLGMTHEFNPRFLRRYNDLYTSMTTAFENYSADVKSGDFPNAEEQY; encoded by the coding sequence ATGTCTGTAGCAAAAAAAGAATACAAGCGCGTCACAACCAAAAGTTTAGTTGATATGAAGGCCAATGGTCAAAAAATATCTATGCTTACGGCTTATGATTACACCATGGCAAAAATTGTTGACGGTGCCGGAATTGACGTCATCTTAGTAGGTGATTCTGCCTCAAATGTAATGGCGGGTCATGAAACTACTTTGCCAATTACACTAGATCAAATGATCTACCATGCCAGTTCTGTGGTAAGAGGTATCGAGCGTTGTTTAGTGGTGGTAGATTTGCCATTTGGTAGCTACCAATCAGATCCAAAAGAAGCCTTGCGTTCTGCCATTAGAATCATGAAAGAGAGCGGTGGTCATTCTATAAAATTAGAAGGAGGAAAAGAGATTAAAGAATCCATCAAAAGAATTTTAAACGCTGGAATCCCGGTAATGGGCCATTTAGGGCTAACTCCACAATCGATATACAAATTTGGGACCTATACGGTAAGAGCCAAAGAAGAGGAAGAAGCTGATAAACTTCTAGAAGACGCTCTATTATTAGAACGTTTAGGCTGTTTTGCCTTGGTATTAGAAAAAGTTCCCGCTGCACTTGCAGAAAAAGTAGCAAAAAGCCTAAGCATTCCTGTTATCGGAATTGGTGCTGGAGGTGGTGTTGATGGTCAAGTTTTGGTAACCCATGATATGTTGGGAATGACCCATGAATTTAACCCTCGTTTTCTACGTAGATATAATGATTTATACACAAGCATGACCACTGCCTTTGAAAATTACAGTGCTGATGTAAAAAGTGGAGATTTCCCGAACGCAGAAGAGCAGTATTAA